Proteins encoded within one genomic window of Candidatus Binatia bacterium:
- the plsB gene encoding glycerol-3-phosphate acyltransferase has product MLRAKPSVSDSREPAVVFLLDARSPIERRLLRRWAEEQSRRSADTQVDYLELPSLRGKGTERLEARLAAGDDPLLQPVRVVWLHEREEGGERAATWKHVLFGDPRDPNWIRQLWILRRAPERCRIVLAEPARLSELRERWRLAGGYDHGLTGGLVEFVVRQATLALERAERRERGSRYKVPRLVPEEILGRPAFRGAVAQLARRLGRTEASVLREAARDLREIAAAHSPTMIDLATHLFRYLYRRGYRALRYDRTKVEEIARVLQRYPVAFLPTHRSNLDHPVLHVVLHECGLPPTHTAGGINMNFFPIGPVVRRAGVFFIRRSFKDDEVYKLVLRHYIDYLIEKRFSLEWYLEGGRSRSGKLLPPRFGLLAYVVDAYRRGKSEDVVLLPISIAYDQIQDVTEYVTEQKGGRKEPESFRWFLRMLRRLRRRYGDIHVRFGVPLSLAETIGPPEPGSPPNPDERSLVVQKIAFEVCRRMNEATPVTPVSLVTLALLGAGDRALTLEELGRSLRNVVDYVRRKNLPTTAQLDPDDVEALRAVLDALCENGVATCFAEGPEPVYAIGPEQQLAAAYYRNTVIHFFVTGAICELALLRAAETTGERLRAFFDEGLRLRDLFKFEFFFSDRQTFLEELRAEAALHDPDWQAVLELGPGEIHALVRRIRPFLAHRVLRPFADAYRVVADVLARLGPSDPVEPESLLPRCFALAKQYVLQRRVRSTESASKALFETGLRLARNRGLLEPGGEELRERRAAFAEEVLDVVRRIELMEALAAARRSGLVEV; this is encoded by the coding sequence GTGCTCCGCGCGAAACCCTCCGTTTCCGACTCCCGGGAACCGGCGGTCGTTTTCCTTCTGGACGCCAGGAGCCCGATCGAGCGGCGACTTTTGCGCCGCTGGGCGGAGGAGCAGTCGCGCCGCTCGGCCGACACGCAGGTGGACTACCTCGAGCTACCTTCGCTCCGCGGCAAGGGCACGGAACGGCTCGAGGCGCGCCTGGCAGCCGGAGACGACCCTCTGCTCCAGCCCGTCCGCGTCGTCTGGCTGCACGAGCGCGAGGAAGGAGGCGAGAGGGCGGCGACGTGGAAGCACGTCCTCTTCGGAGATCCACGGGACCCGAACTGGATCCGCCAGCTCTGGATTCTGCGGCGAGCGCCCGAGCGGTGCCGGATCGTGCTCGCGGAGCCCGCGAGACTCTCGGAGCTGCGCGAGCGCTGGCGGCTGGCGGGTGGATACGACCACGGCCTGACCGGCGGTCTGGTCGAATTCGTGGTCCGGCAAGCCACCCTCGCACTCGAGCGCGCCGAACGCCGCGAGCGCGGCAGCCGGTACAAGGTACCCCGACTCGTTCCCGAAGAAATCCTCGGCCGGCCCGCCTTCCGCGGCGCCGTGGCACAGCTCGCCCGGCGACTCGGCCGCACGGAGGCTTCGGTCCTGCGGGAGGCCGCAAGGGACCTCCGCGAGATCGCCGCTGCGCACAGCCCGACGATGATCGACCTGGCTACCCACCTCTTCCGCTATCTCTACCGCAGGGGGTACCGCGCGCTCCGCTACGACCGGACCAAAGTCGAAGAAATCGCACGGGTGCTCCAGCGCTATCCGGTCGCCTTCCTGCCCACCCACCGCTCGAACCTCGACCACCCTGTCCTCCACGTCGTGCTGCACGAGTGCGGCCTGCCACCCACGCACACGGCCGGCGGCATCAACATGAACTTCTTTCCCATCGGGCCCGTCGTCCGCCGCGCCGGGGTGTTTTTCATCCGCCGCAGCTTCAAGGACGACGAGGTCTACAAACTCGTCCTCCGCCACTACATCGACTACCTGATCGAGAAGCGATTTTCTCTGGAGTGGTACCTCGAGGGAGGCCGCTCTCGCTCCGGCAAGCTCCTGCCCCCGCGGTTCGGCCTTCTCGCCTACGTCGTCGACGCCTACCGGCGCGGCAAAAGCGAAGACGTCGTCCTCCTTCCGATTTCGATCGCCTACGACCAGATCCAGGACGTGACCGAGTACGTGACGGAGCAGAAGGGAGGCCGCAAGGAACCGGAGAGCTTCCGCTGGTTTTTGCGCATGCTCCGGAGGCTCCGCCGCCGCTACGGAGACATCCACGTGCGCTTCGGCGTCCCGCTCTCCCTCGCCGAGACGATCGGGCCGCCCGAGCCGGGTTCGCCGCCGAATCCGGACGAGCGCAGCCTCGTCGTCCAGAAAATCGCCTTCGAGGTCTGCCGCCGCATGAACGAAGCGACGCCCGTCACGCCGGTTTCCCTCGTCACGCTCGCGCTCCTCGGGGCGGGCGACCGGGCGCTCACGCTCGAAGAACTCGGACGTTCCTTGCGCAACGTCGTCGACTACGTCCGCCGAAAGAATCTGCCGACCACGGCCCAGCTCGACCCGGACGACGTGGAGGCGCTGCGTGCGGTGCTCGACGCGCTCTGCGAAAACGGCGTCGCCACGTGCTTCGCCGAGGGGCCCGAGCCGGTCTACGCCATCGGACCCGAGCAGCAACTCGCGGCCGCGTACTACCGGAACACCGTGATCCACTTTTTCGTCACGGGCGCCATCTGCGAGCTCGCCCTCCTCCGCGCGGCGGAGACGACCGGAGAAAGGCTCCGTGCCTTTTTCGACGAGGGGCTGCGACTCCGGGACCTTTTCAAGTTCGAATTCTTCTTCTCGGACCGGCAGACCTTTCTCGAAGAGCTGCGCGCGGAGGCGGCTCTCCACGACCCGGACTGGCAAGCGGTTCTCGAGCTCGGGCCCGGAGAAATTCACGCACTGGTCCGAAGGATCCGTCCCTTTCTCGCCCATCGGGTGCTCCGCCCGTTCGCGGACGCCTACCGCGTCGTCGCCGACGTGCTCGCCCGTCTCGGGCCTTCCGATCCCGTCGAGCCGGAGAGCCTCCTTCCACGTTGCTTCGCCCTCGCCAAGCAGTACGTTCTCCAGCGGCGCGTTCGCAGTACGGAGTCGGCTTCCAAGGCACTCTTCGAGACCGGACTCCGCCTCGCCCGCAACCGGGGTCTCCTCGAACCAGGGGGAGAGGAACTCCGAGAGCGGCGGGCCGCCTTCGCCGAAGAAGTCCTCGACGTCGTGCGGCGGATCGAGCTCATGGAAGCGCTCGCAGCGGCGAGGCGCTCGGGTCTCGTGGAGGTCTGA
- a CDS encoding 2-hydroxychromene-2-carboxylate isomerase — MPKLEFFYDYASPFSYLADTQIPALAERTGAEVAYRPMLLGAVLQATGNSPPANVAAKARYMLVDLQRWAEHYGVAFHWNPVFPQRTLGALRGALVAIEEGCFESYHGAAFRAIWVEKRDLSDASVLRDLFARAGLDPERGLERSSAQEIKDRLRENTDEAVRRGAFGAPTFFVGEQMFWGNDRLLFVEKALRS, encoded by the coding sequence ATGCCGAAGCTCGAGTTTTTCTACGACTATGCGAGTCCTTTTTCTTACCTCGCCGACACGCAAATTCCCGCCCTGGCAGAACGAACGGGCGCCGAGGTCGCCTACCGGCCCATGCTCCTCGGAGCCGTGCTGCAAGCCACGGGGAACAGCCCTCCTGCCAACGTCGCCGCCAAGGCCCGCTACATGCTCGTCGACTTGCAACGCTGGGCGGAGCACTACGGAGTGGCCTTTCACTGGAATCCCGTCTTTCCCCAGAGAACGCTCGGGGCTTTGCGCGGGGCACTGGTCGCCATCGAAGAGGGATGCTTCGAGAGTTACCACGGGGCTGCCTTCCGGGCAATTTGGGTGGAGAAACGAGACCTCTCCGACGCTTCCGTCCTGCGCGATCTTTTCGCCAGGGCCGGACTCGATCCGGAACGCGGGCTCGAGCGGTCTTCGGCACAGGAAATCAAGGATCGCCTCCGGGAGAATACCGACGAGGCCGTACGTCGGGGCGCGTTCGGCGCCCCGACTTTTTTCGTCGGCGAACAGATGTTCTGGGGAAACGACCGACTCCTGTTCGTGGAAAAAGCACTCCGAAGCTGA
- a CDS encoding diacylglycerol O-acyltransferase yields MARYERLSVIDRTFLDIETPEHPQHVGVTMIFDAAPMRRPDGGIDVERIRRYLESRLHLVPRYRQKLAWTPLEKAPIWVDDPSFKLEYHVRHTALPRPGDEDALKRLAARIMSQRLDRGRPLWEVWVVEGLEGDRFALVTKTHHCMVDGIAGVDLMTVVLSPDPEEEIGEPVEWVPEPPPSTLELARDELLRRAGFPFQALSLAREFVEDPVRLAREAWRRLEALGETLGAALSPASETPLNHPIGPHRRFDWTTFDLEQVKAVKNRLGGTVNDVVLATVAGALGTFLERRGITRFQQRRMNIRAMVPVSVRPPTERGTTGNQIALWAATLPVAEVDPRRRLAAIREMTAHLKKSKQTLGAAVLAQVSEWTVPTLLSTATRLAYRSRAANLVVTNVPGPQIPLYLLGARMLATYPMLNLLMNQGLGVALFSYDHKLFWGFMADWDLVPDLRDFVRATERSFEELRRAAEVPSATVRRHRHAPAPPPTS; encoded by the coding sequence ATGGCGCGCTACGAACGGCTCTCGGTCATCGATCGGACGTTTCTCGACATCGAGACTCCGGAGCACCCGCAACACGTGGGCGTCACGATGATTTTCGACGCCGCTCCGATGCGCCGGCCGGACGGCGGAATCGACGTGGAGCGAATCCGCCGCTACCTCGAGTCCCGGCTCCACCTCGTTCCCCGATACCGGCAGAAACTCGCCTGGACGCCCCTCGAAAAGGCCCCGATCTGGGTGGACGATCCCTCTTTCAAGCTCGAATACCACGTCCGGCACACGGCGCTTCCACGGCCCGGAGACGAAGACGCCCTCAAGCGGCTCGCCGCCCGCATCATGTCCCAACGCCTCGACCGCGGGCGGCCCCTCTGGGAGGTCTGGGTGGTCGAAGGGCTCGAAGGCGATCGGTTCGCCCTCGTCACCAAAACACACCACTGCATGGTAGACGGGATCGCGGGTGTGGACCTCATGACGGTCGTCCTGAGCCCCGACCCGGAGGAAGAAATCGGCGAGCCGGTCGAGTGGGTTCCCGAGCCACCGCCCTCGACCCTCGAGCTCGCGAGAGACGAGCTTCTTCGCCGGGCGGGCTTCCCTTTCCAGGCCCTCTCTCTGGCCCGGGAGTTCGTGGAAGACCCGGTCCGGCTCGCCCGCGAGGCGTGGCGCAGGCTCGAAGCGCTCGGCGAGACGCTCGGAGCGGCGCTCAGCCCCGCCTCCGAAACGCCGCTCAACCATCCGATCGGGCCGCACCGGCGTTTCGACTGGACGACGTTCGATCTCGAGCAGGTCAAAGCCGTCAAAAATCGCCTGGGCGGGACCGTGAACGACGTCGTGCTGGCGACCGTGGCGGGCGCGCTGGGAACGTTCCTCGAGAGGCGAGGCATCACGCGGTTCCAGCAACGCAGGATGAACATCCGCGCCATGGTCCCGGTGAGCGTGCGCCCTCCGACCGAGCGGGGAACGACCGGGAACCAGATCGCGCTCTGGGCCGCTACGCTGCCCGTGGCCGAGGTGGATCCCAGGCGGCGACTCGCGGCGATCCGTGAGATGACGGCGCACCTCAAGAAGTCGAAACAAACCCTCGGGGCAGCGGTCCTCGCCCAGGTGAGCGAATGGACCGTTCCCACGCTGCTTTCCACGGCGACGCGTCTGGCCTACAGGTCGCGGGCCGCCAACCTCGTCGTCACGAACGTACCCGGGCCCCAGATTCCCCTCTACCTTCTCGGGGCGCGCATGCTCGCGACGTACCCCATGCTGAACCTCCTGATGAACCAGGGTCTCGGCGTGGCGCTTTTCAGCTACGACCACAAACTTTTCTGGGGCTTCATGGCCGACTGGGACCTCGTGCCCGACCTGAGAGACTTCGTGCGGGCCACGGAGCGCTCGTTCGAAGAACTGCGCCGAGCGGCCGAAGTCCCCTCGGCCACCGTGCGGCGGCACCGACACGCTCCGGCTCCGCCCCCTACGAGCTGA
- a CDS encoding glyoxalase, with protein MPLALGVHHVSFAVRDLARARRFYEGILGLETIPRPDFPFPGVWYRAGQAEVHLIEVAADRDAGRPPGAPDPLAGHVAFSVRDYDDTLARLRAEGLEVLETTRESGQMWVRDPDGHVIELIVSGEGR; from the coding sequence ATGCCGCTCGCTCTCGGTGTCCACCACGTCTCTTTCGCGGTGAGAGACCTCGCGCGCGCACGTCGGTTCTACGAGGGGATCCTCGGACTCGAGACCATCCCGCGGCCCGACTTCCCTTTCCCGGGCGTGTGGTATCGGGCGGGCCAGGCGGAGGTCCACCTCATCGAGGTCGCGGCCGACAGGGACGCGGGCCGCCCTCCGGGTGCCCCGGACCCCCTCGCCGGGCACGTCGCCTTCTCGGTACGCGACTACGACGACACGCTCGCCCGCTTGCGAGCCGAGGGGCTCGAGGTACTCGAGACGACGAGGGAATCGGGGCAGATGTGGGTGCGCGATCCCGACGGGCACGTGATCGAACTGATCGTCTCGGGCGAGGGACGCTGA
- a CDS encoding putative enoyl-CoA hydratase has product MPIHYEREDHIVTITIDRPEARNSLDMEHFSALADAWRRFRDEDEAWVAIVTGVGDTFCVGADLKTFIPQVTGVLPKPERWKPEDGQVAVLRNIKIYKPIIAAVNGLCVAGGMEMLGGTDIRVASENATFAVMEPKRGLFAGGGTTVRLPRQIPFPYAMEFLLTADRIPARRALQMGLLNEVVPREKLMDAAMDYARRIAANAPLAIRATKQSVLEGLAMDLESAYENESRLAAMVFATEDAKEGPRAFAEKRPPVWKGK; this is encoded by the coding sequence ATGCCGATCCACTACGAACGCGAGGACCACATCGTGACGATCACGATCGACCGCCCGGAGGCGAGAAACTCCCTCGACATGGAACATTTCAGCGCCCTGGCCGACGCGTGGCGTCGCTTCCGGGACGAAGACGAAGCCTGGGTGGCCATCGTGACCGGGGTCGGCGACACGTTTTGCGTGGGGGCGGACCTGAAGACGTTCATCCCGCAGGTGACCGGGGTTCTGCCCAAACCGGAACGCTGGAAACCCGAAGACGGCCAGGTGGCCGTGCTGCGCAACATCAAGATCTACAAGCCGATCATCGCGGCGGTCAACGGGCTCTGCGTAGCCGGGGGCATGGAAATGCTCGGCGGCACCGACATCCGTGTCGCCTCGGAAAACGCGACGTTCGCCGTCATGGAACCCAAACGCGGGCTTTTCGCCGGCGGCGGGACCACGGTCCGACTCCCGCGGCAGATCCCGTTCCCCTACGCCATGGAGTTTCTCCTTACGGCGGACCGGATTCCCGCACGGCGTGCCCTGCAAATGGGCCTTCTCAACGAGGTGGTACCGAGGGAAAAGCTCATGGATGCCGCGATGGACTACGCCCGGCGCATCGCGGCCAACGCCCCGCTGGCCATCCGGGCCACGAAGCAGTCGGTGCTCGAAGGGCTCGCCATGGACCTCGAGTCCGCCTACGAGAACGAGTCGCGGCTCGCCGCCATGGTTTTCGCGACCGAAGACGCCAAAGAAGGCCCTCGGGCTTTCGCGGAAAAACGGCCACCGGTCTGGAAAGGAAAGTGA
- a CDS encoding reactive intermediate/imine deaminase: MAGPDERIRRIDAPAVGRLRTFSHATVAGDFVFVSGTLGTKPGTFELVAGGTRAETRQALENVRAILEAAGSTLDDVVKVQVYLTDMTTFGEMNEAYLEFFPENPPARITVGCAALALGAKVEIDCIALRRAG, encoded by the coding sequence ATGGCCGGGCCCGACGAGCGGATTCGCCGAATCGACGCCCCGGCGGTCGGCCGGCTCCGGACTTTCTCCCACGCGACCGTCGCCGGCGACTTCGTCTTCGTGTCCGGCACTCTCGGAACGAAACCGGGTACCTTCGAACTTGTCGCCGGCGGCACACGGGCGGAGACACGGCAGGCCCTGGAAAACGTCCGTGCGATCCTCGAGGCAGCGGGCTCGACGCTCGACGACGTGGTCAAGGTCCAGGTCTACCTCACCGACATGACGACCTTCGGCGAGATGAACGAAGCCTATCTCGAGTTCTTCCCCGAAAACCCACCGGCACGGATCACCGTGGGCTGCGCGGCGCTCGCCCTCGGGGCCAAGGTCGAGATCGACTGCATCGCACTGCGGCGCGCGGGCTGA
- a CDS encoding A/G-specific adenine glycosylase produces MKHRRERGPARILEDFPVGSVRRRLLLWYRDRARPLPWRSDTNAYRVWVAEAMLQQTRVAVVERAYPGFLRRFPTLRALAAASEEEVLSAWSGLGYYARARRLREAARWVVERHGGRFPRDFARARSLPGVGPYTAAAVLSCAYGLPHAAVDSNVRRVLGRLAGEHRAGSATVRELAAVLLDRERPGQWNQALMELGETVCLPRAPKCPSCPLRRHCRAYASGGPSVPARAARPGRERIFCEVYVVRDRHGFFLLERGAFRYLPHLWLPPVVLSGEPPLLSAGTPKGTFRHAIVRRDFVVEVLEARLRRSEIRAMAERRGAEWRLFRPGDLEKLGRSSFLSKALALAGVEASFQPARRSAMQSISTLAPRASAAQPTVIRAGGFSGKNSR; encoded by the coding sequence GTGAAGCATCGGCGAGAGCGGGGGCCGGCGCGAATCCTCGAGGATTTTCCCGTCGGTTCGGTCCGGCGGCGGCTTCTTCTCTGGTATCGTGACCGCGCCCGGCCTCTGCCCTGGCGCAGCGACACGAACGCGTACCGGGTTTGGGTCGCCGAGGCCATGCTGCAGCAGACGCGGGTCGCGGTCGTCGAGCGGGCCTACCCCGGCTTTCTCCGGCGCTTTCCCACTTTGCGGGCGCTCGCTGCCGCGAGCGAAGAAGAGGTGCTCTCGGCCTGGTCCGGGCTCGGCTACTACGCTCGTGCCCGGAGACTTCGGGAGGCGGCCAGGTGGGTGGTCGAGCGTCACGGAGGTCGGTTCCCTCGGGATTTCGCCCGCGCCCGCTCGTTGCCGGGAGTCGGTCCCTACACCGCCGCTGCGGTGCTCTCCTGTGCGTACGGGCTGCCGCACGCGGCGGTGGATTCGAACGTTCGTCGCGTTCTCGGGAGGCTCGCGGGCGAGCACCGCGCCGGCTCCGCGACCGTTCGGGAGCTGGCCGCGGTTCTTCTCGATCGAGAAAGGCCCGGCCAGTGGAACCAGGCGCTCATGGAGCTCGGCGAAACGGTCTGCCTTCCGCGCGCGCCGAAGTGCCCCTCCTGTCCCCTGCGACGCCACTGCCGGGCGTACGCGAGCGGCGGGCCCTCGGTGCCGGCGCGGGCCGCGCGGCCCGGGCGCGAACGGATCTTCTGCGAGGTTTACGTCGTTCGCGACCGGCACGGATTTTTTTTGCTCGAACGTGGGGCGTTCCGCTATCTTCCCCACCTGTGGTTGCCGCCGGTCGTCCTTTCCGGGGAGCCGCCCTTGCTTTCCGCCGGCACGCCGAAAGGGACCTTCCGTCACGCCATCGTCCGGCGGGACTTCGTCGTCGAGGTCCTCGAGGCGAGGCTCCGGCGATCCGAAATCCGGGCGATGGCGGAACGTCGGGGCGCCGAGTGGCGGCTTTTCCGGCCGGGCGATCTCGAAAAGCTCGGCCGCTCTTCGTTCCTTTCGAAGGCGCTCGCCTTGGCGGGGGTCGAGGCGAGCTTTCAGCCCGCGCGCCGCAGTGCGATGCAGTCGATCTCGACCTTGGCCCCGAGGGCGAGCGCCGCGCAGCCCACGGTGATCCGTGCCGGTGGGTTTTCGGGGAAGAACTCGAGATAG
- a CDS encoding amidohydrolase: MRPDDLILVSVDDHVVEPPDMFERHLPPQWKSKAPRVVRKKDGSDVWVFAGEQIVNIGLNAVVGRPPEEYGMEPTAFEQLRRGTYDVHERIRDMNVNGVLASLCFPSFPGLCGALFARQQDKTLAHVVLRAYNDWHIDEWCGTYPGRFIPLALLPLWDPKLMADEVRRVAKKGCHAVSFSERPEELGFPSIHSEHWDPFWTACADEGTVVCVHIGSGGGMKFTSMDAPVDVMIAVTPILSVSFAADLLWSRVLKKFPVRFALSEGGIGWIPYFLERADYVHEHHHAWTHQDFGGRLPSEVWREHVLTCFIDDAVGIRNRHAVGIDTIAWECDYPHSDTTWPKSPERLAKSLEGVPDDEVAKITHENALRWFRFDAFRHRPKERCTAAALRAESPDVDVTPRSIPGGKPPTYDLGRPVTTKDITEQLASVYATMPEMPD, encoded by the coding sequence ATGCGTCCAGACGATCTCATTCTCGTGAGCGTCGACGACCACGTCGTGGAACCCCCGGACATGTTCGAGCGGCACCTGCCGCCGCAGTGGAAGAGCAAGGCCCCCAGGGTGGTACGGAAAAAGGACGGAAGCGACGTGTGGGTCTTCGCCGGGGAGCAGATCGTGAACATCGGGCTCAACGCGGTCGTGGGCCGTCCGCCCGAAGAGTACGGGATGGAACCCACGGCTTTCGAGCAGCTCCGGCGGGGAACCTACGACGTGCACGAGCGCATCCGCGACATGAACGTGAACGGCGTCCTCGCCTCGCTCTGTTTCCCTTCGTTTCCCGGCCTTTGCGGCGCGCTCTTCGCGCGGCAGCAGGACAAGACCCTCGCGCACGTCGTGCTCCGGGCCTACAACGACTGGCACATCGACGAGTGGTGCGGGACCTACCCGGGCCGCTTCATTCCGCTGGCCCTTTTGCCGCTCTGGGACCCGAAGCTCATGGCGGACGAAGTCCGTCGCGTGGCGAAAAAAGGCTGCCACGCCGTGAGTTTCTCCGAGCGCCCGGAAGAACTGGGCTTCCCGAGCATCCACAGCGAGCACTGGGATCCCTTCTGGACGGCTTGCGCCGACGAGGGCACGGTCGTGTGCGTCCACATCGGTTCCGGAGGGGGGATGAAGTTCACCTCGATGGACGCGCCCGTGGATGTCATGATCGCGGTGACCCCGATCCTGAGCGTGAGCTTCGCCGCGGACCTTCTCTGGTCGCGCGTCCTCAAGAAGTTCCCCGTTCGCTTCGCTCTCTCGGAAGGCGGCATCGGCTGGATCCCCTACTTTCTCGAGCGGGCCGACTACGTCCACGAACACCACCACGCGTGGACGCACCAGGATTTCGGCGGCAGGCTTCCGAGCGAGGTCTGGCGAGAGCACGTGCTCACCTGCTTCATCGACGACGCCGTGGGGATTCGGAACCGCCACGCCGTCGGAATCGATACGATCGCGTGGGAGTGCGACTATCCGCACTCGGACACGACCTGGCCGAAATCTCCCGAGAGGTTGGCGAAAAGCCTCGAGGGAGTACCGGACGACGAGGTCGCGAAGATCACGCACGAGAACGCGCTCCGGTGGTTCCGCTTCGACGCCTTCCGGCACCGGCCGAAGGAGCGGTGCACCGCGGCCGCTCTTCGTGCCGAGTCTCCGGACGTGGACGTCACGCCGAGGAGCATCCCGGGAGGCAAGCCCCCGACGTACGATCTCGGGCGCCCGGTGACGACAAAAGACATCACCGAGCAGCTCGCCTCCGTTTACGCCACGATGCCCGAAATGCCGGACTGA
- a CDS encoding short-chain dehydrogenase — protein MAQPVCVVTGVGPGNGLSISRKFAAEGYRVAMLARSAPKLAEYETSVPGSRGYPTDVGKTEDVRRTFANIRRDLGPVDVLVHNAGSGVFSDFLSTTPEEFEAAWRVNALGLLLCGQEAARDMLSRDGGSVVVIGATASWRGGANFAAFAAAKAAQRSLAQSMARSLGPKGIHVSYVVVDGVIDTPATRAFFPDRPDEFFLDPDEIAANVLHLVRQRKRAWTFELDLRPFAEKW, from the coding sequence ATGGCGCAACCCGTGTGTGTCGTCACCGGAGTGGGCCCGGGCAACGGGCTCTCGATTTCGCGGAAGTTCGCCGCCGAGGGCTACCGCGTGGCCATGCTCGCTCGCTCGGCCCCGAAGCTCGCGGAGTACGAAACGAGCGTCCCCGGAAGCCGGGGTTACCCGACGGACGTGGGGAAAACGGAAGACGTCCGGCGGACGTTCGCGAACATCCGCCGCGATCTCGGCCCCGTGGACGTGCTCGTCCACAACGCCGGGAGCGGTGTCTTTTCCGATTTTCTTTCCACCACGCCCGAGGAGTTCGAAGCGGCCTGGAGGGTCAACGCTCTCGGCCTTCTCCTCTGCGGCCAGGAGGCGGCGCGGGACATGCTATCGAGGGACGGCGGCTCCGTCGTCGTCATCGGGGCCACGGCCTCCTGGCGCGGGGGCGCGAACTTCGCGGCGTTTGCCGCAGCCAAAGCCGCCCAGAGGTCTCTCGCGCAGTCCATGGCACGAAGCCTGGGCCCGAAGGGAATCCACGTGAGCTACGTCGTGGTCGACGGGGTGATCGACACGCCAGCCACCCGAGCGTTTTTTCCGGACCGCCCGGACGAGTTTTTTCTGGACCCGGACGAAATCGCAGCCAACGTGCTTCACCTGGTCCGGCAGCGCAAGAGAGCATGGACCTTCGAGCTCGACCTGCGGCCCTTCGCCGAGAAGTGGTGA